One window of the Nitrospira sp. SG-bin1 genome contains the following:
- a CDS encoding methionyl-tRNA formyltransferase, with protein sequence MRIVFMGTPEFAVPSLEALLRSDDHVVGVVSQPDRPKGRGHQLVAPPVKLVAERAGIPVLQPLKIRTPEFLQALSAWQPDLIAVAAYGRILHTPILQLPPMGCVNVHGSLLPKYRGAAPVQWAVINGETETGITTMLMDEGMDTGPMLLQAKLTILPDDTAGTLAPRLAELGGPLLVDTITQLKAGTLIPKKQDDGQATLAPLLKKEDGLIDWTMNAPALVNRVRGLSPWPGAYTFFGAERWNIWKAIPHAGMTTDKPGTIVMVNKQSIVVATGEGLVDIREIQAANSKRMTVPQFLTGHRVTAGMHLGSPSA encoded by the coding sequence ATGCGGATCGTTTTCATGGGCACTCCAGAATTTGCTGTCCCGTCGCTCGAAGCACTCCTTCGATCCGATGATCACGTGGTCGGAGTGGTGTCGCAACCGGATCGCCCCAAGGGCAGGGGGCATCAGCTCGTCGCTCCGCCTGTGAAACTCGTCGCAGAGCGTGCTGGTATTCCTGTCCTGCAGCCGCTTAAGATTCGGACACCGGAATTTTTGCAAGCCCTGTCAGCCTGGCAGCCGGATCTGATTGCCGTCGCGGCCTATGGACGTATTCTGCATACACCGATCCTTCAACTTCCCCCGATGGGTTGTGTAAATGTGCATGGCTCGCTGCTGCCGAAATATCGGGGTGCCGCTCCTGTCCAGTGGGCCGTCATCAACGGCGAAACCGAAACGGGCATTACCACGATGTTGATGGACGAAGGGATGGATACAGGTCCCATGCTGCTCCAAGCGAAATTGACGATCCTGCCCGACGATACGGCTGGGACGTTGGCACCTCGTCTGGCGGAGTTGGGAGGGCCGTTGCTTGTCGACACGATCACACAGCTGAAAGCCGGAACGCTGATACCGAAGAAACAAGACGATGGGCAGGCGACCTTGGCGCCGCTTTTGAAAAAGGAAGATGGTCTGATTGATTGGACGATGAATGCGCCGGCACTTGTCAATCGAGTGCGAGGGCTTTCTCCTTGGCCGGGGGCCTATACATTTTTCGGCGCCGAACGGTGGAACATCTGGAAGGCGATTCCTCACGCGGGTATGACAACCGATAAGCCGGGCACAATCGTCATGGTGAACAAACAATCCATCGTGGTGGCAACAGGCGAGGGACTTGTCGACATCCGTGAGATCCAGGCGGCCAATTCGAAACGTATGACAGTGCCCCAATTCTTGACTGGGCACCGCGTCACGGCTGGTATGCACTTGGGGTCACCGTCTGCATAA
- a CDS encoding ribulose-phosphate 3-epimerase codes for MGHPIHIAPSILSADFARLAEEVAAVERAGADLIHVDVMDGHFVPNLTVGPPIVESLKKVTKLPLDVHLMITNADAFIPEFVDAGADYLTVHVEACPHLHRTIQSIKERGVKAGVTLNPATPLTSLQEILGDVDLVLIMSVNPGFGGQTFIPSVLKKIAEARRILDHINSHALLEVDGGVKAENAREIVAAGARVLVAGSAIFCQGDYTATIAAIRAAGETAALPASRAAVHQ; via the coding sequence ATGGGTCACCCAATTCATATTGCACCCTCGATTCTTTCAGCGGACTTCGCGCGATTGGCTGAAGAAGTGGCCGCCGTGGAACGGGCCGGTGCCGACCTCATCCATGTCGACGTGATGGACGGGCATTTCGTGCCGAACCTCACGGTGGGGCCGCCCATTGTCGAAAGCCTGAAGAAAGTCACCAAGTTGCCGCTCGACGTTCATTTGATGATCACCAATGCCGATGCGTTCATCCCCGAGTTTGTGGATGCCGGCGCCGACTATCTCACGGTCCATGTGGAAGCGTGTCCTCACCTTCACCGGACGATTCAGTCGATTAAGGAACGGGGAGTGAAGGCTGGAGTCACACTGAATCCCGCCACTCCACTCACATCGCTCCAAGAAATCTTAGGCGATGTCGATCTGGTCTTGATCATGTCGGTCAATCCTGGGTTCGGTGGGCAGACCTTCATCCCATCGGTCCTCAAGAAGATCGCCGAGGCGCGGCGGATCCTCGATCACATCAACAGCCACGCACTGCTTGAAGTGGACGGCGGCGTCAAGGCGGAGAACGCTCGCGAGATCGTGGCGGCCGGGGCGAGGGTTCTCGTCGCAGGATCTGCCATTTTCTGCCAAGGTGACTATACGGCCACCATTGCAGCCATACGGGCAGCCGGAGAGACGGCCGCCTTGCCGGCGTCACGCGCTGCAGTCCATCAATAG
- a CDS encoding 50S ribosomal protein L20, which produces MPRAKGGPKTRARRKKRIKLASGQYGGKSRLFRSATESVDKGLTYAYTGRKNRKRDFRQLWIARISAAVRTQGITYGRFINALKKANVALDRKVLSDMAIKDTAGFAQLVGLAKQHLTPATA; this is translated from the coding sequence ATGCCTCGCGCAAAGGGTGGACCAAAAACGAGAGCTCGGCGAAAGAAGCGGATTAAGCTGGCGTCAGGTCAGTACGGCGGGAAAAGCCGCCTCTTTCGGTCAGCGACGGAAAGCGTTGATAAGGGATTGACTTACGCATACACGGGTCGCAAGAACCGAAAGCGGGACTTCCGGCAACTCTGGATTGCTCGTATTAGTGCAGCTGTCCGGACTCAGGGTATAACCTACGGCCGGTTCATCAATGCCCTCAAGAAGGCCAATGTTGCCCTCGATCGCAAGGTCCTTTCGGACATGGCGATCAAAGACACTGCGGGGTTTGCGCAGCTCGTAGGACTTGCTAAGCAACATCTCACGCCTGCGACAGCCTAA
- a CDS encoding 50S ribosomal protein L35, protein MKMKTHKGTSKRFTKTGSGKIVRRKAGKRHILTSKRHDRKRRLSGTAVVDSTVVSTLDRLLPYT, encoded by the coding sequence ATGAAAATGAAGACGCATAAAGGGACGAGTAAGCGTTTTACAAAGACCGGGAGTGGTAAAATCGTTCGCCGCAAGGCGGGCAAGCGGCACATACTGACCAGCAAACGGCACGACCGGAAGCGCCGCCTGAGCGGAACAGCAGTGGTGGATTCCACGGTAGTGTCTACATTGGATCGACTTCTGCCGTATACATAG
- a CDS encoding translation initiation factor IF-3 — protein sequence MVPKLRVNREIRVREVRVIGPEGEQLGILPTPDAFRQAQESGYDLVEVAPNSVPPVCRIMDYGKYKYELSKKDHQSRRHQKSTQVKEIKLRPRTDKHDLEIKVRQMKAFLEEGNKTKVTLTYRGREMANQEMGRAVMNSVIEQLAQAGTIEYAPRMEGRSLIMIVAPKH from the coding sequence ATCGTTCCCAAATTGCGTGTGAATCGTGAGATCCGAGTCCGAGAAGTTCGCGTCATTGGTCCGGAGGGAGAACAACTCGGCATCCTTCCGACGCCCGATGCTTTTCGTCAGGCTCAAGAAAGCGGCTATGACTTGGTTGAAGTCGCCCCCAACTCCGTCCCTCCCGTCTGCAGGATTATGGACTACGGGAAGTATAAGTATGAGTTGAGCAAAAAAGATCATCAAAGTCGGCGTCATCAAAAGTCCACGCAAGTGAAGGAAATCAAGTTGCGCCCGCGGACCGATAAGCATGATCTTGAAATTAAAGTCCGACAGATGAAAGCGTTCTTAGAGGAGGGTAACAAGACCAAGGTCACCCTCACCTATCGTGGACGGGAAATGGCCAACCAAGAGATGGGACGCGCGGTGATGAATTCCGTCATTGAACAGTTGGCCCAAGCCGGCACCATTGAGTATGCTCCTCGTATGGAGGGACGGAGCTTGATCATGATCGTCGCTCCGAAACATTGA
- a CDS encoding threonine--tRNA ligase — MKVSVRDGPSADIQPGKSVGAALSELGLEGRDILAAKIDGAVVDLSRPVSASSVVEPLRFDSAEGREVYRHSSTHVMAQAVKELFPSAQLTIGPALEDSFYYDFAFERPFTPDDLKRIEERAADIIRRNLTITRREFSKQDAIDFFRARGEHYKVELIQGFPDGEPITAYTQGDFVDLCRGPHLPSTGSIGAIKLLNTAGAYWRGDERNPMLQRIYGTSFPTKTEVDAYLARLEEIKRRDHRKVGKELDLISIQDEIGPGLVLWHPKGAAVRLLIENFWREQHIRDGYQLVYSPHTARLDLWKTSGHLDYYRENMFPSMKLEGSEYQLKPMNCPYHIMIYQSHLRSYRDLPIRYGELGTVYRYERTGVLHGLMRVRGFTQDDAHLFCRPDQMEHEVSRVLDFTFFVLQTFGFAEFEVFLSTRPKESVGGDEHWALATSALEAALKSRNISFHLDPGGGAFYGPKIDIKIKDALGRSWQCSTVQVDFNNPERFDLSYIGEDGKAHRPIMIHRALMGSIERFFGILIEHYGGAFPTWLAPVQAVVMNITDHQQDYAAAVAAQLRAAGFRAEADLRNEKIGFKIREAEKSKVPFMLVAGNREMQDGTLSVRGRSGSNVGNKTVAEVLDLLKAEVTHTQRELQHTH; from the coding sequence ATGAAAGTATCGGTAAGAGACGGTCCAAGCGCTGATATTCAGCCGGGAAAGTCGGTAGGTGCGGCTCTGTCTGAATTGGGACTCGAGGGCCGTGACATTCTGGCGGCCAAGATCGACGGTGCAGTAGTTGATCTGTCGCGACCTGTCAGTGCAAGCTCGGTAGTCGAACCGCTGCGATTCGACAGCGCAGAGGGACGTGAAGTGTACCGCCACAGCAGTACTCATGTCATGGCCCAAGCCGTCAAAGAACTCTTCCCATCGGCGCAGCTGACCATCGGCCCTGCCCTGGAAGACAGTTTCTACTATGACTTTGCCTTCGAACGCCCATTTACGCCCGATGACCTGAAAAGAATCGAAGAGCGCGCCGCCGATATCATACGACGTAACCTGACGATCACGAGGCGGGAGTTTTCCAAGCAGGACGCGATAGACTTTTTCAGAGCCCGTGGAGAACACTACAAAGTCGAGCTCATTCAAGGTTTCCCCGACGGAGAACCAATCACCGCATACACACAAGGCGACTTCGTCGACCTCTGTCGTGGCCCTCATCTTCCTAGCACTGGCTCCATTGGGGCCATAAAATTGCTCAACACGGCCGGGGCGTATTGGCGTGGCGATGAACGCAATCCGATGTTACAGCGGATCTACGGGACGTCTTTCCCTACCAAAACGGAAGTAGATGCCTACCTGGCCCGCCTGGAAGAAATTAAGCGACGCGACCATCGAAAAGTCGGGAAAGAGCTGGATCTCATCAGTATTCAGGATGAGATCGGACCGGGGCTGGTACTCTGGCATCCAAAAGGGGCAGCCGTCCGCCTGTTGATTGAAAACTTTTGGCGGGAACAACATATTCGGGACGGATATCAATTGGTCTACTCCCCTCATACTGCACGTCTTGATCTCTGGAAGACGAGCGGGCACCTCGATTACTACAGGGAAAACATGTTCCCATCGATGAAGCTGGAAGGCAGTGAGTACCAGCTGAAACCGATGAATTGCCCATACCATATCATGATCTATCAGTCTCATCTGCGGAGCTATCGGGACCTCCCCATCCGTTACGGGGAACTCGGAACCGTGTACCGCTATGAACGAACGGGAGTCCTGCACGGACTCATGCGTGTGCGTGGATTCACACAAGACGATGCACATCTCTTCTGCCGGCCGGATCAGATGGAACACGAAGTCAGCCGGGTGCTGGACTTTACATTCTTCGTATTGCAGACATTCGGATTCGCGGAGTTTGAGGTATTTTTGTCCACACGACCCAAAGAATCCGTGGGTGGTGATGAACATTGGGCCTTGGCCACCAGCGCATTGGAAGCGGCGCTGAAGAGTCGCAATATTTCCTTTCATCTTGATCCCGGCGGAGGGGCATTTTACGGGCCGAAGATCGACATTAAGATCAAGGATGCGTTGGGCCGTTCGTGGCAATGCTCCACGGTCCAGGTGGATTTCAACAATCCAGAGCGGTTTGACCTGAGTTACATCGGAGAAGACGGCAAAGCCCATCGTCCGATCATGATCCATCGCGCCTTGATGGGATCCATCGAGCGTTTTTTCGGCATTCTGATCGAGCATTACGGGGGCGCGTTCCCCACCTGGCTCGCTCCGGTGCAGGCGGTGGTCATGAACATCACCGATCATCAGCAAGACTACGCCGCAGCCGTGGCGGCACAGTTACGGGCGGCCGGCTTCCGAGCCGAAGCGGACCTTCGAAATGAAAAAATCGGCTTCAAGATTCGTGAAGCGGAAAAGTCGAAAGTTCCGTTCATGTTGGTGGCGGGGAATCGAGAAATGCAAGATGGAACCCTTTCGGTACGTGGCCGAAGCGGGTCCAATGTAGGCAATAAGACCGTTGCTGAGGTGTTGGACCTTCTGAAAGCAGAAGTCACACACACACAGCGAGAGCTTCAACACACACATTAA
- a CDS encoding DNA-binding protein HU (histone-like DNA-binding protein) — MTKEELIAKMAASAGITKVAAGTALEAFTGAVTSSLKKGHRVSLVNFGTFTISKRKARMGRNPRTGESLRIPATKVPKFSAGKELRSAVR, encoded by the coding sequence ATGACAAAGGAAGAGTTAATCGCAAAGATGGCCGCTTCAGCAGGGATCACAAAGGTAGCGGCCGGAACCGCTCTTGAAGCATTCACCGGAGCCGTGACTTCCTCGCTAAAAAAAGGACACCGTGTCTCCCTCGTCAATTTTGGCACCTTCACGATTTCAAAGAGAAAAGCACGAATGGGAAGAAATCCACGGACAGGTGAATCACTCCGTATTCCCGCGACCAAGGTCCCAAAGTTTTCAGCCGGGAAAGAGCTTCGCTCCGCCGTCAGGTAA
- a CDS encoding phosphoadenosine phosphosulfate reductase, with the protein MTVNDQCGPMAELQAWSASLETKPPQDVLAATIERYERIVLACSFGAEDVVLVDMVHRINPSVPLFYLDTDFLFPETYATRDHVIERYGLKSTQVIQVKSLLSPEKQAEDYGDALWTSNPDQCCQLRKVEPLTRVLRGYEAWITGIRRDQAPSRANAGLIEWDQKFNLVKVNPLARWTWADVWAYIKLYEVPYNPLHDQDYPSIGCTFCTAPVAPGDDPRAGRWKNFAKTECGLHKS; encoded by the coding sequence ATGACAGTCAATGACCAATGTGGACCCATGGCAGAGCTCCAGGCATGGAGCGCTTCGCTCGAGACGAAGCCGCCGCAAGATGTGCTGGCAGCCACCATCGAACGATATGAGCGGATCGTTCTGGCCTGCAGCTTTGGAGCGGAGGATGTCGTGCTTGTCGATATGGTGCATCGCATCAATCCCTCGGTGCCGTTGTTCTATCTCGATACCGATTTTTTGTTCCCGGAGACCTATGCGACGAGAGATCACGTCATCGAACGGTATGGTCTCAAATCGACGCAGGTTATCCAAGTCAAATCCTTACTAAGTCCGGAAAAACAGGCGGAAGACTACGGTGATGCGCTATGGACCAGCAATCCGGATCAGTGTTGCCAATTACGGAAGGTTGAACCGTTGACTCGCGTGTTGCGAGGGTATGAGGCATGGATCACCGGAATCAGACGCGATCAAGCCCCAAGCCGCGCGAATGCCGGGTTGATTGAGTGGGATCAAAAATTTAACCTGGTCAAAGTCAACCCGCTTGCGCGATGGACATGGGCGGATGTGTGGGCCTACATCAAGCTCTACGAAGTGCCGTACAACCCGCTGCACGATCAAGATTATCCCAGTATCGGGTGCACCTTCTGCACCGCCCCAGTCGCACCGGGCGATGATCCTCGGGCTGGCCGTTGGAAGAATTTTGCCAAAACCGAGTGCGGTCTACACAAGTCGTAA
- a CDS encoding sulfate adenylyltransferase, with protein MKHLRQLEDQSVYILREAYKHFDNLAMLWSMGKDSTVLLWLARKAFFGHVPFPLLHVDTSYKIPAMIEYRDRLAREWRLNLVVGQNKEALAAGMNHTMGRVVCCTALKTNGLKQLLESKGYTGVILGVRADEEGTRAKERYFSPRDKHGDWDFRDQPPELWDQYKTTFPPGTHIRIHPLLDWTEINIWEYIKLENIPFIDLYLDKGDGTRYRSLGCAPCTTPIKSTAKTVDDIIEELRHTTVAERSGRAQDEGRGMELLRKDGYM; from the coding sequence ATGAAACACCTTCGGCAACTTGAAGATCAAAGCGTCTATATTCTGAGAGAGGCCTATAAGCATTTCGACAATCTTGCCATGCTCTGGTCGATGGGGAAGGATTCCACCGTGCTTCTGTGGCTGGCCCGCAAGGCCTTCTTCGGGCATGTGCCGTTTCCGCTTCTCCATGTCGATACCAGTTACAAGATTCCGGCAATGATCGAGTACCGCGATCGGCTTGCGCGGGAGTGGCGATTAAATTTGGTGGTCGGTCAAAACAAGGAAGCCTTGGCGGCGGGAATGAATCATACGATGGGCCGAGTAGTCTGTTGCACGGCATTGAAGACGAACGGCCTCAAGCAACTGTTGGAGAGCAAGGGCTACACCGGTGTTATCCTTGGCGTCCGCGCCGACGAAGAGGGAACGAGGGCCAAAGAACGCTATTTTTCCCCGCGAGACAAACACGGCGATTGGGATTTTCGCGATCAACCGCCGGAGTTGTGGGATCAGTATAAAACCACGTTCCCGCCGGGGACGCATATCCGTATCCATCCGCTCCTGGACTGGACTGAGATCAATATCTGGGAATACATCAAGCTTGAGAATATTCCCTTCATTGATTTGTATCTTGATAAGGGAGACGGGACACGCTACCGAAGTCTGGGTTGTGCACCCTGCACCACGCCGATCAAATCGACGGCCAAGACCGTGGACGACATCATCGAAGAGTTGCGCCACACCACCGTGGCCGAGCGATCAGGCCGAGCACAGGACGAAGGCCGCGGTATGGAATTGCTGCGAAAAGACGGCTACATGTGA
- a CDS encoding adenylyl-sulfate kinase — protein sequence MTTQSTKPSENLNIVIVGHVDHGKSTLLGRLYADTGSLPDGKLEKVQAICKQQGKEFEYAFLFDAFLEEQEQGITIDTARTFFMWKGRQYIIIDAPGHKEFLKNMISGAARAEAALLLIDALEGVKEQSKKHGYLLSLLGVRQFAVVVNKMDLVGYRQDVFDGIEKEYREFLGQFKAVPSQFIPVSAKLGDNIANRSEHMSWYSGPTVLETLGAFHKETARSEQPLRLPVQDVYKFDARRIITGRIAAGRLKVGDHLVFSPSNKRANIRTVEAFNIEPQPTDGQAGQSIGLTLDEQIFVERGEIASHQDHLPLVSTAFRANLFWLGKRPLEKGRKYLLRVATKEVDCEIASIHRIIDTMDLAQQQGSNTVSKNQVAELTLRTKVPVAFDLSASFEATGRFVLVDEYDIAGGGIITELVHDDQEFLREEARRRDFAWIKGEVTVEDRAQQYGHRAAVVLITGGRHTGKSFLARKLEARLVADGRHAYLLDGENLRRGLDADLSEEERGQTTEMARRYGEVARLLTDTGLIVVSTTNPFGPAYREASQAIRTLVHPVPVIAVHMSKTAEEPPQNTDVVLSGPTDFDAATARILDELKQRGVLAQAIGAKPIFQYSI from the coding sequence ATGACGACGCAATCAACGAAGCCCTCAGAAAATCTCAATATCGTGATTGTCGGGCATGTGGATCACGGCAAGTCCACATTGCTGGGCCGCCTCTATGCCGACACCGGTTCGCTTCCCGACGGGAAGTTGGAAAAGGTGCAGGCCATTTGCAAGCAGCAGGGGAAGGAATTCGAATATGCTTTTCTCTTTGATGCCTTTCTTGAAGAGCAAGAACAGGGAATCACGATCGATACGGCCCGCACGTTTTTCATGTGGAAGGGCCGTCAATACATCATCATCGATGCGCCGGGGCACAAAGAGTTCCTCAAAAATATGATTTCAGGCGCTGCACGAGCTGAAGCCGCGCTCCTCCTCATCGATGCGCTGGAGGGAGTCAAAGAACAATCGAAAAAGCACGGGTATCTGCTATCCCTACTGGGCGTCCGCCAGTTTGCCGTGGTGGTCAACAAGATGGATCTGGTCGGCTACCGCCAGGATGTATTCGACGGGATCGAAAAAGAATATCGAGAATTTCTCGGGCAGTTCAAAGCCGTGCCGTCGCAGTTCATTCCGGTCAGCGCCAAACTTGGCGACAACATTGCCAACCGCAGCGAGCACATGTCGTGGTACAGCGGCCCCACGGTCCTGGAAACACTCGGTGCGTTCCACAAGGAAACGGCTCGATCGGAGCAGCCGCTGCGATTGCCGGTGCAGGATGTCTACAAGTTCGATGCACGTCGAATCATCACGGGGCGTATCGCCGCTGGGCGTCTCAAAGTGGGCGACCATTTGGTCTTTTCGCCCTCCAATAAGCGGGCCAATATTCGAACGGTCGAGGCCTTCAACATCGAGCCGCAACCGACCGACGGTCAAGCCGGACAATCGATCGGGCTAACACTGGACGAGCAGATCTTTGTCGAGCGTGGAGAGATCGCCTCGCATCAGGACCATCTCCCGCTGGTGTCGACCGCTTTCCGTGCCAATCTGTTTTGGCTCGGGAAGAGACCATTGGAGAAAGGCCGCAAATATCTCCTGCGGGTAGCCACCAAAGAAGTCGACTGCGAGATCGCTTCGATCCATCGGATCATCGATACGATGGATTTGGCTCAGCAACAGGGCAGCAATACCGTCAGTAAGAACCAAGTGGCTGAATTGACCTTGCGCACGAAAGTCCCGGTCGCGTTCGATCTCTCAGCATCGTTCGAAGCCACAGGCCGCTTTGTCCTGGTGGATGAATACGATATCGCCGGCGGCGGCATCATCACCGAACTGGTTCATGACGACCAAGAGTTTCTCCGTGAAGAAGCCCGGCGGCGTGACTTCGCCTGGATCAAGGGTGAAGTCACGGTCGAGGACCGGGCTCAACAGTACGGCCATCGAGCGGCAGTCGTTCTGATTACCGGCGGACGACACACCGGCAAATCCTTCTTGGCGCGAAAACTTGAGGCACGCCTCGTGGCGGACGGGCGCCATGCGTACTTGTTGGACGGGGAAAACCTGCGTCGGGGTCTCGATGCTGATCTCAGCGAAGAAGAGCGGGGACAGACGACCGAAATGGCGAGGCGGTATGGCGAGGTCGCGCGCCTTCTTACCGATACCGGCCTAATCGTCGTCTCCACCACCAACCCGTTCGGGCCTGCTTATCGCGAGGCCTCGCAAGCGATCAGAACCCTGGTGCATCCGGTTCCAGTCATCGCCGTGCACATGAGCAAAACTGCAGAAGAGCCTCCCCAGAATACCGATGTCGTGCTCAGCGGCCCTACGGATTTCGACGCAGCGACCGCTCGCATCCTCGACGAATTGAAACAGCGCGGTGTTCTGGCTCAAGCGATCGGGGCGAAGCCGATTTTCCAATATTCCATCTGA
- a CDS encoding glutamate-1-semialdehyde aminotransferase (converts (S)-4-amino-5-oxopentanoate to 5-aminolevulinate) gives MKTSRSAKLFSEAQQLIPGGVNSPVRAFRSVGGQPRFIARAKGPRLYDVDRNVYIDYVLSWGPMILGHAPSAVIAAIKSAAGRGTSYGAPTEAEVVLAREIRNAFPSMEKVRLVSSGTEAVMSAIRVARGFTKRTGVMKFEGCYHGHGDYLLAKAGSGLATLGIPDSPGVPDDFAKHTLTASYNDIRTVQQLIKVNRDQLACIIVEPIAGNMGVVPPAPEFLSALRQLATEHNILLIFDEVISGFRVDYGGAQSLYGITPDLTVLGKIIGGGLPVGAYGGRKEIMDLIAPVGPVYQAGTLSGNPLAVSAGLATLKQLRVKGVYKKLEERSAILAKGIGEAAKKAGIPVTQTRVGSMLTTFFTPGPVVDWNTAKQCDTKRYGQFFHHMLEQGIYLAPSQFEAAFLSTAHGSQDLEKTIRAAHIAFKKL, from the coding sequence ATGAAGACATCCCGGTCCGCCAAACTCTTCTCCGAGGCACAGCAACTCATTCCCGGCGGCGTGAACAGTCCTGTTCGGGCCTTCCGTTCGGTCGGTGGGCAACCGCGATTCATCGCGCGAGCCAAAGGGCCTCGGCTCTACGATGTCGACCGCAACGTCTATATCGACTATGTGTTGTCTTGGGGGCCGATGATTTTAGGCCATGCCCCTTCAGCAGTGATCGCCGCAATCAAGAGTGCAGCTGGACGAGGCACCAGTTACGGAGCGCCGACCGAGGCAGAGGTCGTGCTGGCTCGAGAAATACGGAACGCTTTCCCGTCCATGGAAAAGGTCAGGCTTGTCAGCTCCGGGACCGAAGCCGTCATGAGCGCCATCCGAGTCGCACGTGGGTTCACCAAGCGGACCGGTGTCATGAAGTTCGAAGGCTGCTACCATGGACACGGTGATTACCTGCTGGCCAAAGCCGGGTCAGGACTGGCAACGCTAGGTATTCCGGATTCACCTGGAGTACCGGATGACTTCGCCAAACATACTCTGACCGCTTCCTATAACGATATCCGCACAGTCCAGCAATTAATCAAGGTCAACCGGGATCAACTAGCCTGCATCATCGTGGAACCGATCGCAGGAAATATGGGAGTCGTGCCGCCTGCTCCTGAGTTTCTGTCGGCACTGCGGCAGCTGGCCACCGAACACAATATTCTCTTGATTTTCGACGAGGTGATCTCAGGATTTCGCGTTGATTATGGAGGGGCGCAGTCACTCTATGGCATCACACCGGACCTTACGGTGCTGGGAAAGATCATCGGTGGTGGACTGCCGGTCGGTGCCTACGGTGGCCGGAAAGAGATCATGGATCTTATCGCACCGGTTGGGCCGGTGTATCAGGCCGGCACACTGTCCGGTAATCCGTTGGCCGTTTCCGCAGGATTGGCAACACTCAAACAGTTGCGGGTGAAGGGAGTTTACAAAAAACTCGAGGAGCGGTCAGCGATTCTTGCTAAAGGAATCGGCGAGGCTGCGAAGAAGGCCGGAATTCCCGTGACCCAAACGCGAGTCGGATCGATGCTCACGACCTTCTTTACCCCTGGTCCTGTTGTGGATTGGAACACGGCGAAACAGTGCGACACGAAGCGGTACGGCCAATTTTTTCACCACATGTTGGAACAGGGTATCTATCTCGCTCCATCCCAATTCGAAGCCGCCTTCCTATCTACGGCCCATGGCTCACAGGACCTCGAAAAGACCATCCGAGCTGCTCACATCGCCTTCAAAAAACTCTAA